The Oncorhynchus clarkii lewisi isolate Uvic-CL-2024 chromosome 31, UVic_Ocla_1.0, whole genome shotgun sequence genome includes the window TACAGGAAAACAATGAAAGAAATGGCCACGAAATGTCTCATTTTGGAATGCCACAGGAAATAATACTATGATATCCAATTTGCTGTGTCTAAATGCTAAACCACAATGCTGTTATGTCTGAGGATAATGTTATGAACCTAAAAAAAAATGTCCTAAACTTAAACCCACCATAGGAGTTGCAGGTGATATGTGTCTCTGAGTAGGACTTCCACAGAATCCGGTCACACCATGACGGCACATTGACACGCACCTGTTGACACAGAACAGAATAATGACTATATGTAAAGTCTGTTTTTGTTAGATGTGGGGTATGTGAAAATAGAATTGATTCAAAATTTAATTATACAATGAAGGGAACCCTGCACTTCAATCCTACCAGCCATTTCAGCCTGTGAGGTATTATTAGCCCCGTGACCCCTGTGACCCCCATTAAAACCGATTGGGTTACACATAAAGGAAGTCCGGTAGGGAGCTATAAGTCTCTGTTTAGTCTATTTAGGGGTGTATGGTAGCATTATGAAATGTACTTATTTGTCGACTGCTTCACAAGTAATGCTTGGTGTGGATTACTCATCACTTTGGGATTTAACGTCATTCAGACAACAGCATGACGTGGGACATGATGTAGCTCTGAGAGGTTGTGTCAGAGAGTGTCACAGGGAGGTAGACTCACGCCAGAGGTCTTGTACTTCTGCCACAGGTAGCTGTCCCTGGACCCCCTCTCGTACCGATAGGTGGGCGGGAACACAATCTTCTCTTCCTCTTAAACCAGGACaaagggagagaaatggagagagagatataggatatagagagataggagagagagagagagataggagagataccacagtgtgccatacaacccatgtttatttatcttcccttttgtactttaactatttgcacataatatgacatttgacatttgaaatgtctttattctttagaAACTTTTTtgagtgaaatgtttactgtacattttgcattgtttatttcacttgtgtttattatctatttcacttgctttggcaatgtaaacatatgtttcccatgccaataaagcccttcaattgaaattgaagtggagagagagagatgggagagagagggggtagattcGGAGACAAAAGCAATGAAGAGGAGAATTGACTGAGCAGAATCAATAACACAGCTATTTTCACCCACACATAAACAAACAGTTTGACATCAActgggaggaggacgaggagcagTAGGATGCTACTCACTGAAATGGAGAAAGGCCTTTCTCTTGTGTCGTTCTTGTGTTAGCTGATCAGCACACATGAGCTCATCAAACTCCCGGTTGGACACATGTTTCAGAATGTCCTGTAAAACGGGAACGGCCATGAGGGGAACTCAGATTCAGTGTAAGAGAAAGCAAGGCAAGGCTCTGGGTCTATGGAGATTCTTGTTTTCCGGGTTACACGACATGTGATCTATTTTCTGGGGGCACAATCAAAGAGGAGAcgggtctgtctgacctgtacgTCCAGGTCCAGCCTGTAGTTGAGGTCTCCACACCAGAAGAGATGTGTGAAGCGCAGGCTCACGTCAAAGGCACTGAGCTGCCGGTCACCCAGGGACAACAGCCTGACGATGTCGGCGAAGTTCTGGTTCCTCCTGACAGGACCACAAGCACAGGGACATTTAGGGGCACACATAGATATGCTGCACGCATACAGTAGAAACATTCACACACTGTGCAGCCCTGGCATGTCACACCATACGCATCAATCTGATGACATCTGTGTTGAACAGCCAAATGTTCTACCAGTCAACCAGCTGGACATAGGAAATTGCTGTGCATACCTGACTACTTTCTCACTGCCAGAGGTGAGATGGCAGTTGACAAACCCAAAAGAGGTACTGTTGAAGAGGAAGGAGACCCCAACAGCACCCTTGTTTCCTGGAAGCAGATCCATTTTAAAGGTTAAACTGAGTAATTAAAAACACATTTCATTCCTCTTAATCATGATGCTCTGTTGTCTTTGGAAGTTGGCCACCGTGTGGTTTTCTGAGAGAAGGAGGGTGTGGTGTTATGGGTAGCCGACCCATAATCGACCCAAGTAGAGGCCTGGCATCATACCCAGTGTGTTCCCCAGGCCAGTCTTCACACTGGCTGTGTTCACATGGCTGATGCGACTCTCGTGCTCTGGCTTCACAAACACTGCCAGCCTCATGTTCCACAGGGACTGTACTGCCACCTGCAGGACACATCACCACAGTACACTATAACAGAGCaattttatttttcctttatttagctaggcaagtcagtttagaacaaattcttatttacaatgacggcctaggaacagtggtttaactgcctttaacaggggcagaactacatatttttaccttatcagctcagggattcaatctagcaacctttcgattactgtcccaatgctctaacatctaggctacctgccgccccaatcaaGACCTAGGCATAGGCATATGTCGACAGTACTGATGTGTAAACAAGACTAAAGTAAGAATAACATATCATGTCTTGATTTTTCATGAAAGTATCGTAATCACAGACATTTGTTTTTAGAAGTTCTCTTGTCAAACTCCAGGAAGAATCTGGTAAATGAATGAGAACTCAACGGCAacatgttattttgttattttatagACATACAGTTTATACACCCTGTGTTATGTACCTCTGGTAGACAACGTGCACATACAGAGAGCAATGGCAAGCAGTACTTGACTTGGAACAGGAGATCACCGGAGCTGAGTACCAGCACCACAAATGTTCTcttgcttgagctcctgttcctcttacaGAATGTTAGCTCAAacgtattgtggagctcctgttcctctcacAGAATGTTAGCTCAaatgtattgtggagctcctgttcctctcacAGAATGTTAGCTCAaatgtattgtggagctcctgttcctctcacAGAATGTTAGCTCAaatgtattgtggagctcctgttcctctcacAGAATGTTAGCTCAaatgtattgtggagctcctgttcctctcacAGAATGTTAGCTCAaatgtattgtggagctcctgttcctctcacAGAATGTTAGCTCAaatgtattgtggagctcctgttcctctcacAGAATGTTAGCTCAaatgtattgtggagctcctgttcctctcacAGAATGTTAGCTCAaatgtattgtggagctcctgttcctctcacAGAATGTTAGCTCAaatgtattgtggagctcctgttcctctcacAGAATGTTAGCTCAaatgtattgtggagctcctgttcctctcacAGAATGTTAGCTCAaatgtattgtggagctcctgttcctctcacAGAATGTTAGCTCAaatgtattgtggagctcctgttcctctcacAGAATGTTAGCTCAaatgtattgtggagctcctgttcctctcacAGAATGTTAGCTCAaatgtattgtggagctcctgttcctctcacAGAATGTTAGCTCAaatgtattgtggagctcctgttcctctcacAGAATGTTAGCTCAaatgtattgtggagctcctgttcctctcacAGAATGTTAGCTCAaatgtattgtggagctcctgttcctctcacAGAATGTTAGCTCAaatgtattgtggagctcctgttcctctcacAGAATGTTAGCTCAaatgtattgtggagctcctgcacctgaatataaacagtacccaaaatgagtacaggcacctatttcagtccaagtcaagcaccaTGTACAGTAAATGAACAGCAATCATTATTTCAGGATTAATGGGTGAAAGAAAACGTACATCAAACAAATATCCCATAAGGCAGGGTTCCCCAATTTGGCCcacgggtggttttatttggcccacgggtggttttatttggcccccggGTGGTTTCATTTGGCCCACGGGTGGTTTCATTTGGCCCACCGGTGGATTTATTTGGCACACGGGTGGTTTTATTTAGCCCACGGGTGGTTATATTTTGGCCCAAGGAGTGGTTTTAATTGGCCCaggggtggttttatttggcatGCAGGTGGTTTTAGTTGGCAcatgggtggttttatttggcccacgggtggttttatttggcccacgggtggttttatttgactggaaaaacaccaggaaatcagctccaagtgatttttatTTAAGAAATCAATTTCCAAGTATTCCCACCCATAATAGAAAGACAAGTTATCGTACACTAATGtcagcaaggtttgaaattattatgttttagtccaacattatatctgtttgggcttcttgtggtcactttgcagtctacaaattattagtAGTTGTGTtccggccccccgaccatccgctcaagaaaataaaatacccgtggctgaatctagttcatAATCCCTGTCATAAGGTGAGCAAGGACATACTACAGACATTCAGAGTGACTGAAAGCTGGGAGAAAGGGAAaacaaggtagagagagagagatggcgacaGAGCTGCACATacagtagagagcgagagagcgagagagcgagatatAGAGAGCGAGATATAGAGAGCGAgatatagagagcgagagagagagagcgagatatagagagcgagagagagagagagagagagatatagagagcgaGATATAGAGAGCGAGATATAGAGAGCGAgatatagagagcgagagagagagagagagagcgagagagagagagagagcgagagagagagagagagagagagagagcgcgagagagagagcgagagagagagcgagagagagagcgagagagagagagagagagagagagagagagagagagagagagagagagagagagagagagagagagagaggcagagcgagaaaACTGAGATAGATGGCGATAAATGGAGACCAAGAGAGGGAAAACTGATGCTCACCTGTTTGTACTCTATGTGAGTGTAGCTGTGTAGGGTAGCCTTGACGTGCTCGGTCCACTCCTTCTCCCCCTGAGAGTTCTCCTGGGTACCCAGGGCATAGATGTCATGAGGCAGCAGAGCTGTGGACTCATCTGGGGTTCGACCCAGGCCACAGCACGTCACCCAGGACTGCAGACTGCGAGGGGGAGGGGAGCCACCTGAACACACAGGCATCAAGATCATTTGTGAGGGGCTAACATAGACCAACATCTAGTGCTCATGTTTCCAATAAGATAATTATGTCTCTCCAGTGTAATAACCCTGTAATAACCAGTGATAGTATTGATGTCAGACAGTAATAGTGAAAGACACTGCTCTAGGACAGTGAGGTGCCATAGGTGTAGTTACCCATGTTCCAGCTGCCCACAAACACAGAGATGACGTCAGGTTCACTCAGACGGGAGTGCCTGGTCTTCATCAGCTGTAGCAGCTGGCAGAAAGCCTCCCGTTtctggagggaagagagagtgttCTCAGTCAATGTAAAGACTACAATGGAATCCAATGGATAGAAACACATACAAATCAGAGGGGGCACAAAGTACATGGGGATGGCTGGGATAGATGCCCCCCACCCCCTTGACTGTAATTTTGAGATGTTTcaaacagctttttcctgcaatctagagccataatcactATGCttaaaggaatgtgagtcttattcaatACATTGCTTGCTTTTCTGAAGTCCAACAGCCATGCCAGCTaggctactctaacttgattgatagcctgaaatggcatCTTGgcagctagttatgaggttgggagattgggaaccgaTCTGGGCTGAAgacaacttcataaaattgctaggtggctagaagtattacagagaaacaacaacaacaacaaaacattaaaGTACATATTTTTTGGACAGGACAAATTTAAGGGGGCCCCTGCATACAGCTGAATGTAGAACTTGATGTACCCTTGCACTCTCAAACATGAGCTCCAGTGGGTTGTTGTGATGACTGTCCACGACCATGCGCAGCTTGGCTGGGCTGCTCTGGAACTTGACTAGctgcagaactgaaaaatagGTGAAGCATTTCAGATCACTGAACCTGATCAAACTCAGTCAAGTAACATTAGATGTCGTTGTCGTGCTCCTACTCTGTTCATGTGAGACCGTCTCCACTCCAAATGACCCGGCCTTCCTGTCAAACAGCAGCACTCCTGTGTCCACATCCAatgacactgtctgtctgccgtAACGCACCATCTttatctagacacacacacagacagaagcacacacacacacacacacataaacacacacacacacacagacagaaacagacacacacagatgatGAAAAACAGGAATCACTGTACCTCAAAGATGATCAAAATATGCCCCCTTAAAAGTGGCCCTTGTCGCTCTCTTTCACCTGAAAGGAGTGGACAGGTATGGGCCTGGAATGGTTCTTGGCTACAGGGACTGGGGCAGGGACAGGAGCTGGAGCAGGAGCTGGAGCTGGAGCaggggctggagctggagctggtccaggggctggagCTGGAGCAAGAGCGGGCTCAGGTGGAGGGGCAGGCTGCACAGCCAGGTTGTGATTGGTCACAGCATCTTGAAGAGCTTTCAGCACCTGCACAGTCAGAGCATAGAGAGTGTCAGACTGTATAGACCAGTGGTCCCCAACCTGTTTCGGTTCCTGTACCGCCAACTGAATTTTCCTCTGCCctgagtacccctgaagtaccacCTCATGTGCATTTTGCCAATcgtgagtcttctcaagtaccctcTATTAATAAGCCAAGTACACGCAGTGGTccttgggaaccactggtctagaccaTGAAACTAAGACTGATATGTACTGGGCGGGTAGTGTGTGAGTATGTGGGTACATACCCTCTTCTCCAGGGAGGAGAGCAGGCTGACCAGGACAGAGATCTTACACAGCAGGCTGTCCAACTCCATGTCTGGACCTCTACCCGTGTTCTGAAAGGAGGTACATTAATATAGTAAGTTGCTGTGTGCTATGTGGAATACAGAtggacatacactgagtgtacaaagcattaggaacaacttcctaatatttgagtttcacccccctttgccctcagaactgcctcaattcgtcggggcatggactctacaaggtgtcgaaagcgttccacagggatgctgccacatgttgactccagtgcttcccacagttgtgtcaagttggctggatgtcctttgggtggtggaccattcttgatacacacgggatactgttgagagtgaaaaacccagccgcGTTGCAGTTCGTGACACAaacggtgctcctggcacctactaccataccctgttcaaaggcacttaaatattttgtcttgcccattcaccctctgactagcatacatacacaatcaatgtctcaatggtctcaaggattaaaaatccttctttaacctgtctgctctccttcatctacactgattgaagtggatttaacaagtgacatcaataagggatcgtagttttcacctggattcacctggtcagtctatgtcaaggaaagagcaggtgtccttaatgttttttacactcagtgtactgtatattgtacCCCATGAAGGGAACATAgagcatttttattttcaattggTGCACTAGAGGGCGTAACAAAGCAGATTTCCATTATTTTTTGTCTTTTTAGTTTGCAGGTCCCCTGTGGACCATAGTAGAGTAGACAGAGGGTTACAGACAAGGTATGACTGACgggcaggacagacaggacaggacagacaggacagacagggtaggacagacaggacagacagaacaggacagacaggacagacagggtaGGACAGacatgacaggacagacaggacagggaaagatagacagggcaggacagacaggacaggacagacaggacagacagacagggcaggacagacaggacaggacagacaggacagacagacaggacaggacagacaggactcacaggacagacaggacaggtcaAACAGGATATATCACAAAAGGGATGTACCTGTGGCTTGGTGGAGGTTAAAGGGCAGATAGGATGGTCAAACACTTTGGCCAGCGTCTCCAAACTGGACATGATCAGGTCAATCTCACTGTGGATCAGAGAATCCATTTCATTTTCTCCTCATGATAACCAACAAAGCCATCACATCCCAAACACCAAATGACGCAGATCACTTGAACTGTAATAGCAGTAATAACATGGTGAAACCCACCTGTTGAGCCCCTGGCATGCGGTGCCCAGGGTTTGGTGTAGATGGCGTAGGCCTGTTGCTCCTCTACGTAGACCCTCCACATCCAGAGGCAGCTCACTGCGCAGATACTCACTGAGCAGCCCAACCACCTCACCTGCCATGCTGTGAAACCAGGGGACCACAAACACCACTCAAGCAAgttgaagagagacaccacaggaAAGTGctaaagtactttcatctctaaaTCCCCAGACCAATATTACACATTTTGTACATCTATATACTCATGGTGTGTGATGGGGACTTCTGTACCTGGATGTGTTGAGCTCCTGTAGcctgtggaggaagaggaggtgtgggGACGGGGTCACAGGGAGTCCAGTGGGGGGAGCTATACTGACCGAGACTGGGAATGGGCTGGGACTCCACACCAGCCCTGGCTTCTCATCATCACCTGAGCTCTCATCCCCAGGCTCCATGTCCCTCCCCACAGGGTACAGCAGAGGGGTGACCAGACCCTTAtgggggtactggtaccccaACACCAGGTCCCCCAGTGTACGGAAACAGTTCACCTGCACCCCCTGAGAAGTCTGTGGggaaacatacacacagacatacactgggtgtacaaagcattaggaacaccttcctaatattgagtttcatccccttttgccctcagaacagcctcaattcatcggggcatggactctacatgaTGTcgcaagcgttccacagggatgctggcccatgttgactccaatgcatcccgcagttgtgtcaagttggatggatgtcctttgggggatggaccattcttgatacacactggaaactgttgagtgtgaaagccccagcagcattgcagttcttgacacaaacagatgcctcacaaatcctcaactgacagcttcaataaatagtacccacaaaacaccagtctcaacgtcaacagtgaagaggcgactctgggatgctggccttctaggcagagttcctctgtgttctttttcccatcttaatattttctttatattggccagtctgagatatggctttttctttgcaactctgcctagaagctgccagttgaggacttgtgaggcgtctgtttctcaaactagacactctaatgtacttgtcttcttgctcagttgtgcaccggggcctcccactcctctttctattctggttagagccagtttgctctgttctgtgaagggagtagtacacagcgttgtacgagatcttcagtttcttggcaatttgtcacatggaatagccttcatttctcagaacaagaataggctgacgagtttcagaagaaagttctttgtttctggtcattttgagcctgtaatcgaacccacaaatgctgatgctccagatactcaactaaagaaggccagttttattgcttctttaatcagttttcagctgtgataacataattgctaaagtgttttctaatgatcaattagcattttaaaataataaactttgattagctaacacaacgtggcattggaaaacaggagtgatagttgctgataatgggcctctgtatgcctgtgtagatattccatcaaCAAATctgttgtttccagctacaatagtcatttacaacattaacaatgtctacactgtatgtctgatcaatttgatgttattttaactgacaaaaaatgtggttttctttcaaaaacaaggacatttatatATTTAAGCATTAAGGCccggggggtgtggtatatagccaatataccacgactaagggctgttcttaagcacgacgcaacgcagagtgcctggacacagcccttagctgtggtacatTGGTCAtctatcacaaacccctgaggtgccttattgctattataaactgtttaccaatgtAATTATAACACTAAAAAtaagtgttttgtcatacctgtggtatacggtctgatataccacggctatcagccaatcagcattcagggctcgaaccacccagtttctaaatatatatatatatatagaacctACACAACACAGGTGATCATCATGTTCTTAAACTGTTCCTAAAAGCTCCTAAAGCTTGGAAGACTGTCTCAGATATGCAGTGCATCTGTTCAGAGTCAGTATATGTTGTTCTAACATTATCCACAACAGAAAAATGGCTGTTGATGTTTTGAATGTGACTGCATGTCTCCAGAGCTCCTCGTGTCTGGAAGCCTAAATGACCTGGATACACTCAGAAGGGACATTTGGAAAAGAGGTGCTAATCTCCTAGATCCTGGAGGTGCCAAACAGAAGCCACGGCCCCTCACCTCTGTTTGAATGGCCACATCAAACACACACCATCCAGCGGGCTGCAGAAACCCCTACTATCCCCACAGGCCAGGAGATGGTATCACAACCAACGACCCACGTCCTGGTCACTGCCAAGGTTGGCTGCCATGAGTCATGAGTGTTCCAGCAGTTTACTAGCCGACCTCTGTGTCCTGAGCCAGTCTACCGTACACACCCGCTGCCCGATATAAACAACACTCCAACAGACAGACGCCTCAGACATGTACAGTAAACACGAGGGGGAAACACACGTTCAACAGCCATAGACAAACACATTAAGGTGCCAGTCAAAGACACAAAGAGTGTTTACACTAAATGCACTCATAATACCCACAACGCTGCAGGCACAGACCTATTAGATGTCATGGACAAACTCAGACACAGAGCCCACGGGGCACTCACTGCAACACCGcaaaacagaaaaaaatatgTTCACGTCttcattttagaaatgtttgtttttcttGTGTGGTTTGATTTTTTGGGTGGGGGGCAGACATTACCTGCCTCAGCTGCCAGGGACTTCAAATGATTGATGCATTTTTTTTCCGAGGAGCTCTTGAAAAGTGATTATAAAGCAAATAAGGACAGAATGACACAAGGAGACAAAAATGGCCTCTCTTTTTGCTCAAAATATCCCTCTCTTTAAAATAACTCTCTCAGAAAAACTAGGAAGCAAACCCCCTAATCCCTACGTGGTAATGGCTTCAAAGCCAACGAGACAATCTGCTTATTGGAGACTTTAGTGACTTCAGGGGAAAACAAATGAAGCTGAGATACAGTAATGTGGATAAAAGCCCTGATCTGTCAATAAAGTATTTGAGCTGTTGTCTTTGGACTTGCGCACCTAGTCACGGTGAAGGAATGTACAAAACCTTTTAGTTTTTAGTTTTTGTGTGTTTTGGTCCTGATAATAATTAGGACCAGACACTGCGGCTCTTGAATTGAGTCGTCCCCAATAGTTACTGTgtctaatacacacacatataaccgCCACACACCAACCAATCCCAGCCACCCCTATCCTCTGCCCGGCTAACCctgaacacacacatccctgtccatgacacacacacacacacacactcaaagcaCAAACAGACCCAACCCCCTTTGGAGCACTGGTCAACGACCCAGTGCATGGGTAGCGCAGGaatctgtgacacacacacacacacaatttgtcCTCTGTGCAGCTGAGGTCACGCTCAGAGCATGTGGCAACATGGCAGAAAGAGATGCCGTTCAAACATCAAGGTCTGTAGCAGAATGAGCCCAGTATGTGAACACAAGAcgcttcctgtttccattaaaACAGACAGCACAACTCTGTTGTCGTAGAGTAACGATAACAACTACAGTATTGTACTACACATTCTTTCTCGTTAGTGGTTGCTACAAGAGGATACTGTTGTACATGTAGGTTACAGTATATTAGCTTATTTACCAGGCACAGATAAGGGTCTACCTTTGCCCTCCCACTCGCCAAGTGAGTTTTGTTCTTGTCTTGCTTCTTGCTAGCTTGATGATAGTTGTTTGTGCCCTTATGGTACTGTAAATAATTCAATCATTTATATATACagtcccagtcaaaagtttggacactcctactcattcaagggtttttctttaattttactattttctacattgtagaataatagtgaagacatccaaacaaggaacagttgatgttgagatgtgtctgttacttgaactctgtgaagcatttatttgggctgcaatttcggatgcttgtaactctaatgaacttatcctctgcagcagaggtaactctgggtcttcatttctgtggcggtcctcatgagagccagtttcaacattgcgcttgatggtttttgcgactgcacttttccggtttgactgaccttcatgtcttaaagtaatgatggacttgtttctctttgcttatttgagctgttcttgccataatatgtacttttaccaaataagctatcttctgtataccaaccctaccttgtcacaacactactgattggctcaaacgcattaaggaattccacaaattaacttttaacaag containing:
- the LOC139391097 gene encoding phosphatidylinositol 3,4,5-trisphosphate 5-phosphatase 2B-like, with the protein product MAMAAWYHRDISRVHAEDLLARAGRDGSFLVRDSESVPGAYALCLLFQRHVHTYRILPDVDGLLAVQTSQGVQVNCFRTLGDLVLGYQYPHKGLVTPLLYPVGRDMEPGDESSGDDEKPGLVWSPSPFPVSVSIAPPTGLPVTPSPHLLFLHRLQELNTSSMAGEVVGLLSEYLRSELPLDVEGLRRGATGLRHLHQTLGTACQGLNSEIDLIMSSLETLAKVFDHPICPLTSTKPQNTGRGPDMELDSLLCKISVLVSLLSSLEKRVLKALQDAVTNHNLAVQPAPPPEPALAPAPAPGPAPAPAPAPAPAPAPAPVPAPVPVAKNHSRPIPVHSFQIKMVRYGRQTVSLDVDTGVLLFDRKAGSFGVETVSHEQILQLVKFQSSPAKLRMVVDSHHNNPLELMFESARKREAFCQLLQLMKTRHSRLSEPDVISVFVGSWNMGGSPPPRSLQSWVTCCGLGRTPDESTALLPHDIYALGTQENSQGEKEWTEHVKATLHSYTHIEYKQVAVQSLWNMRLAVFVKPEHESRISHVNTASVKTGLGNTLGNKGAVGVSFLFNSTSFGFVNCHLTSGSEKVVRRNQNFADIVRLLSLGDRQLSAFDVSLRFTHLFWCGDLNYRLDLDVQDILKHVSNREFDELMCADQLTQERHKRKAFLHFKEEKIVFPPTYRYERGSRDSYLWQKYKTSGVRVNVPSWCDRILWKSYSETHITCNSYGCTDDIFTSDHSPVFATFHIGVTSKIKIEPSLSMERAWIELEGIEAIVKTAGKAKFFIEFHSSCLDEIRRSIENDSQSCDVPCFLKLGWSSKQLPKLLPIVSDMEFLQDQHLLLCVKSCDGFESHGECCVALRSLIGAAEQFEMFLTHRGEEMGSIRGRVRVHVPKDRRGTREKIYEWFCFEKDEKGLVRGRLSPQSTQAPISRSSPPPPKPAPSSYTNPAYFIFEGVSVLRRVEEAPPPRRDPQVVWAGDSALQLPKLPGGRGYDRKSARRSDFTEIEIPGILPHYSSSNDHHPPQANSSYQLFPAKKTLPIPPAPNPTTTSHYHEQPIQPQPSKNNVVQDAILPAKYLRNMSTDHSAVIRETPRREQPRVHQQERASPVRSSKPTSLYPYVSTHVPHVQASAPWVAEQPVEPLGDHSLTALQIAKSLSEVDFFPVDLRAPSTPGQRPAQRNDLAMSTERGYCWEKEVLRGAPETVRELLSTLGLQNYTLGLSLNGWDDLDYFSGITEEDLRAAGVSNPSHRRRILENLPRIWDSL